TAGATTATCGTCTTCCGAGGTTGCCTCCCACGTTGTGCTCATGTCGAGCAAATTCACGAAGAAGTCATTGGTAAGCGCCTCCGGACGCCTGGTGAAGACGCCATGCTGAGACCCTCCGAAGTTGGTCTTGAGCACGCGCATGCCGCCCACGAGAACCGTCATCTCGGGCGCGGTCAATGTGAGAAGCTGCGCGCGATCAACGAGCAGTTCCTCTGGTCTCACTGCATATTTGGTCTTTAAATAGTTGCGGAACCCGTCCGCGGCCGGCTCAAGTACAGCGAACGACTTCGCATCAGTTTGCTCCTGTGAGGCGTCCATACGTCCCGGCGTGAAGGGAACTGCTACGTCGTGACCCGCATTCTTCGCAGCTTGCTCTACGCCTGCGCAGCCGGCGAGAACAATGAGGTCAGCGAGTGATATTTTCTTACCGCCTGAGGCCGCGCTGTTAAAGGCGCTTTGGATGCCCTGCAACGTTCTGAGCACCTTCTCGAGCCGGGCAGGCTCATTGACTTCCCAGTCCTTTTGCGGTGCCAGACGGATGCGGGCGCCGTTGGCGCCACCGCGCTTGTCGGAGCCACGGAAGGTGGACGCCGACGCCCACGCGGTCGAAACCAACTCCGACACAGAGAGACCAGAAGACAAAATCCTGGTCTTGAGGAAGGCGATGTCCTCTCCATCAATCAGTTTGTGATTGACGGCAGGGATGGGATCTTGCCAGATGAGCTCTTCTAAAGGAACCTCGGGCCCGAGATAGCGCGCTCGCGGTCCCATATCGCGGTGGGTCAGCTTGAACCACGCACAGGCGAATGCATCCGCGAGTTGATCGGGGCGCTCATAGAAGCGCCTCGAGATCTTTTCGTACACAGGGTCAAAGCGCAGAGAGAGGTCTGTGGTCAGCATGGACGGCGCGTGACGCTTTGATGGGTCGTGTGGATCGGGCACGGTACCGGCGCCTGCGTCTCCTTTGGGCTTCCATTGGTACGCACCGGCCGGACTCTTGGTCAGTTCCCATTCGAAGCTGAATAAGATTCGGAAAAAATTGTTGCTCCACTTCGTAGGGGTGTTGGTCCAGATCACTTCCGGGCCTCCGGTAATCGCATCGTTAGCCTTGCCCGTACCAAAGGCGCTCTTCCAGCCGAGGCCCTGTTCTTCGATGGGGGCGGCTTCCGGCTCCGGACCTACCAGTGACTTGTCTCCCGCTCCGTGGGTCTTACCGAATGTGTGCCCGCCCGCGATCAGCGCCACGGTCTCCTCGTCGTTCATAGCCATGCGACCGAAGCTCTCGCGGATATCCCGCGCCGCAGCGATCGGATCAGGGTTCCCGTTCGGCCCTTCCGGATTCACATAGATAAGGCCCATCTGAACGGCGGCGAGGGGATTCTCGAGTTCCCTCTCACCCGTGTAACGCTTGTCGTCAAGCCACTCACTCTCGGAGCCCCAGTATATATCCTTTTCCGGTTCCCAGACGTCCTCGCGCCCGCCGGCGAAGCCGAAGGTCTTGAAGCCCATAGATTCCAGGGCCACGTTACCCGCGAGGATCATGAGATCGGCCCAGGAAATTTTGCGGCCATACTTCTTTTTGATCGGCCAGAGCAATCGGCGCGCCTTGTCGAGGTTCGCATTGTCGGGCCAGCTGTTGAGCGGCGCCAGGCGCTGGCTGCCTCTTCCCGCACCGCCGCGGCCGTCGCCCACTCGGTAGGTGCCGGCGCTGTGCCACGCCATGCGGATAAACAAGGGTCCATAGTGACCGAAATCCGCCGGCCACCAGTCCTGCGACCTCGTCATCAGTTCGCTCAAGTCCTTCTTCACGGCCTTCAGGTCAAGGGTCTCGAATTCTACAACCAAATTGACTATCAACGGTTTGTAAGACGCATAGAAGCGAAATAGAAGCGAGTATTCGCTCGTATGAAATCAACGGTTTCGAGTGGTAAAGAGTATCCCTCATAAAGAATGCCCTGGATTTATTAACGTCAATGGTTTATGCAACGTTTCAAAACGAGACTAGAAATCGAAGTTTCAATTTGTATCAGGGTTGAAAAGTGGGCTTCGAGCCGAGCTCTATAGGCTGTAAACCGTTGATAGTCAACGGTCCAAAAATTCACTCGGCACTATTTCGCACTAAATGGGCGTAGATCGACCAAGAAATCCGTCCGATTTAGCCCTATGGTTTGGACAAGATTTTGGTCTGATTTTCTCTGAATAATGCACATTCTTCGCCCGTAGAAGATGCGGGGCGTTGGTCACTTAGAGAGGTATATATGCATTTTGGTGTTACAAGTGTTGCTGAGGTTACCTTCTATCCATACAGAGGCCTTATTAATGCATTGAAGAGCAAAATCTGATCATATATAGAAAGTGTTACTTAGAAGTTACAAAGGTTATCCGGTATTCGTACTCATGTGATTCGCACCTCTCAGACCAAGCCGATGTATTGGCATCAGTAGGGCAGGGCGGCATCAATAAAGAGCGGGTCCTTCGAGGGGCGATTCTGCTTACGGTGCGCTAAACCTCACAAAACGAGCGTTTTTGGGACAGCATACGTGGGACGCGGGACAAAATAGGGAGCTTGTGAAAAGTTGAGTAGGCCTCATTACGAGAATGCTGTGCTCGCAATGAAAGCACGCCCCGCCAAGTGAATAACGTAGCCAACCTGTCCAAAGAAGAAATCGCTTGAGCGCCAAATGACGGCCAACCTCGCTGCGTGCAATGCAGCACGGGCATTCATGACTGTGGAACTGAACCACTATGCCGTCATAACCTCAGATATAGTTATATACGCCTCTGAAATAATCGAGCCTGCCCACCAAAGTCGGTTATAATCCTCAGCGAGCTACAAACACACAATTAGCCACGGTTCTACGTGCTGGTAATACCTGAGAGAAACTGATCGCGTATAATGATCTTCCTGGACCCCAGGTGTCCTTCAGATTCCTAATATTCTTCCAATGTCTCCCTTTCCAGGAATGCATGTCAAAAAGTGCAAGTAAGACCAGTAGAGAAAGCCCGCTACGAGCAGCAAATTGACGAAGTCGTACGGACCGACACTCTTGTCTAGGAACGGATACGCGGACACGGATAGAAGGAAAAGCGCCGTGGCGATTCCTATCCGCACATCTAAAACGCCAGAAGTTCGTGAAGCGACGTGCCCAACGAAAACTACCGGCCCCTGACTCAAAGACGGATATCTGAACCGCAGATACGCTTCGCCCGAGTTACCATGGACTTTGACCAGTGTTCTCCTCGTGCTCGCTGCTCCGGAAAACAACGTAGTCATTTGCTCTTCACTAAGCATTATTTTTCTAACCAGCAATCCATACCGATAGGGATAGAATCTCAAAACACGTATAAAGATTTCCTCGACAATGGAGAAGAATGCTAGAC
The Syntrophorhabdaceae bacterium genome window above contains:
- the katG gene encoding catalase/peroxidase HPI translates to MVVEFETLDLKAVKKDLSELMTRSQDWWPADFGHYGPLFIRMAWHSAGTYRVGDGRGGAGRGSQRLAPLNSWPDNANLDKARRLLWPIKKKYGRKISWADLMILAGNVALESMGFKTFGFAGGREDVWEPEKDIYWGSESEWLDDKRYTGERELENPLAAVQMGLIYVNPEGPNGNPDPIAAARDIRESFGRMAMNDEETVALIAGGHTFGKTHGAGDKSLVGPEPEAAPIEEQGLGWKSAFGTGKANDAITGGPEVIWTNTPTKWSNNFFRILFSFEWELTKSPAGAYQWKPKGDAGAGTVPDPHDPSKRHAPSMLTTDLSLRFDPVYEKISRRFYERPDQLADAFACAWFKLTHRDMGPRARYLGPEVPLEELIWQDPIPAVNHKLIDGEDIAFLKTRILSSGLSVSELVSTAWASASTFRGSDKRGGANGARIRLAPQKDWEVNEPARLEKVLRTLQGIQSAFNSAASGGKKISLADLIVLAGCAGVEQAAKNAGHDVAVPFTPGRMDASQEQTDAKSFAVLEPAADGFRNYLKTKYAVRPEELLVDRAQLLTLTAPEMTVLVGGMRVLKTNFGGSQHGVFTRRPEALTNDFFVNLLDMSTTWEATSEDDNLFEGRDRVSGALKWTGTRVDLIFGSNSQLRALAEVYACEDSREKFVNDFVAVWNKVMNLDRFDLS